CTTTGTCCAATACTTTAATTTTATGCGGAGTTATCATTTTTTGTTATAAAAAATCCCGCACAATGGCGGGATTTTTATTAGGAACGAGATCCTTCGCGGCGTGGTTTGACGAGCACACAGACCTTGCCGCTCAGGATGACGACAAGGAACATTACTTTATCACGACTTTTCTATAAGTGTCAAAAACGGTCCATTTTTTGAAGAACTTTTCGCGGCCAGCTTCGCCCGCTTCGGCATATTCGTGAAGCAGACGCGACACATCTTCGTCGGAATGTACCTTGATTTCAAAGCCGCGTCCGTTGATGACGGGGAATCCGTCGTAAAGATATTTGGCCGCTTCCGTAATTTCGGCGATACGCTTGCCGCGCACCTTGACAGCGGTGCTGTCACGCAAGATTATGATGTCAAAATCATCGGGATAGCGGTAGCTCTCCCCCACCGTCGGAATTTCGTCGCCTACGGTGTAGTGCTGCTTTACAGGCTGTTGTTTCACCACAGAAAGTGTTACCGTATCGTAGAAGAATTCCTCGAAGATTTCTCCGCGACCGTGGCGTTTCCCCTGCACGAATTCAGCCTTTTCACCAGCAGCAACCTGCCTTTCGAAAAGACCTTCCACGACGCCACAAGCCGATGTCGCATGGGTCACGCGGTCAATCAGAATCAGTTCGCCCAAGGTCTTGTGCTTTTCGAAAAGGTCCACGACAATGGCTTCGGTAAATACAATTTCTACAACGGCGATGCCATTCTTTTCAAGGACATCGGAATTGATATGCTTTCCGCTATTAATATCGACGGAATAATCAATTTTATTTATGATTCCGGGAATCGTCTTCGTTCCAAGTTTCACAAGATAATCCTTGCCGAGCGAAAGCGGTTCATCGTCCATCCACAGGAGCGACGCCTTGATTTTCTTGTAGCTGCCGATGTCAGTGTCCTTGGCAAGTACACAACCTCTGGAAACGTCCACTTCGCGGTCAAGCGAAATCGTGACGGGGTCGCCGAAGCGAGCCTCTTCCACATTCCTGTCGCCACGCAGGATTCCCTTGACAGTAGCTTTTTCATTACTCGGGAGGCTTGTAACCGTATCACCCACGCGGATTGCGCCCGCTTCAATTTGCCCCTGGAACCCACGGAAAGTGCGGTCCGGACGGCACACACGCTGCACGGGCAGATAAAAGCCCGTTTCAGTCTGCGCATCATCTATATCAATCGTTTCGAGATAATCGAGCAGTGCCTTGCCCTGATACCAAGCGATGTTCTTGGATTTCACCGTCACGTTATCGCCTTCGGTAGCCGAAAGCGGAATCACGTAAACGCTGTGGAGCGAAAGTTCGGCGGCCAGTTCGTTGACTTGCTTCAAAATTTCTTTGAAACGTTCCTGACTGTAGCCCACAAGATCCATCTTGTTCACGGCAAAGACAAAATAGCGGATGCCCATGAGCTTGCAAATGCGGGCATGACGACGGGTCTGTACCAAAACACCCTGCGATGCATCCACAAGAATCACCGAAAGGTCCGCAAACGAGGCTCCCACCGCCATGTTGCGGGTGTATTCCTCGTGCCCCGGCGTATCTGCCACGATAAAGCTGCGGTTGTCCGTTGTAAAGTAACGGTACGCGACATCGATGGTAATGCCCTGCTCGCGTTCGGCCATCAGGCCGTCCAGCAAAAGGGAATAGTCAATTTTTCCGCTGCGGCTACCGACTTTACTGTCAAGCTCCAGAGCCTTTTCCTGGTCGGCGTAAAGCAACTTGGAATCGTAAAGGATATGCCCGATGAGCGTCGACTTTCCATCGTCCACCGAGCCGCACGTAATAAACTTCAACAAACCTTTCATTAGAAATATCCCTCCCTCTTGCGGCGTTCCATGCTGCCTGCGGCTTCGTTGTCGATCACGCGGGAAGTGCGTTCCGAAGATACAGCGCTCAGGGTTTCATCGATGATTTCGTCAAGCGTCGTGGCGGTCGATTCAATGCCGCCCGTAAGCGGGTAGCAACCGAGCGTGCGGAAACGCACCGACTTGATTTCGGGCGTTTCGCCTTCGCGCAACGGGAAACGTTCGTCGTCCACCATGATGATATTGCCGTCGCGCACCACGACCGGGCGCAGTGCCGCAAAGTACAGCGGGACAATGTCAATCTTTTCGCGCTTGATGTACTGCCAGATGTCCTTTTCGGTCCAGTTTGAAATCGGGAACACGCGGATGCTTTCGCCCTTGTTGATCTTGGTGTTGTAAAGTTTCCACATTTCGGGGCGCTGATTTTTCGGATCCCACGCGTGTGCGGAATTGCGGAAAGAGAAAATTCTTTCCTTCGCACGGGATTTTTCTTCATCGCGGCGGCCACCGCCAAATGCCGCAGTGAAGCCGTACTTGTTGAGCGCCTGCTTCAACGCCTGTGTTTTCATAATGTCGGTGTAGGCGGCACCGTGGTCAAACGGATTAATGCCCTGCTTGACGCCATCCTGATTGATGTATTCCAGCATTTCGATACCGAGTTTCTTGGCAATTTCGTCGCGAAACTTGATCATTTCCTTGAATTTCCACGTGGTGTTCACATGCAAGAACGGGAAAGGCGGCTTTTCGGGGTAAAAGGCCTTCAAGGCCAAATGCAACATGACGGAACTGTCCTTGCCGATAGAATAAAGCATCACCGGCTTTTCGCATTCGGCAGCGACTTCGCGGATGATGTAGATGGCTTCGGCTTCCAGCTCGTCGAGGTGAGAATATTCGCTCAAATTAAATCTCCTATGAGATTCCGGAGCAAGTCCGGAATGACATCTTGAAGTGAAATTCCTAATATTTATTTGATTCCTTGGGGTCGATGTCGATAGTCTTAACGCTCCCATTGGGGAACTCAACGATCCATCGAACGAGACCGTTTACTTTTTCGGTATGCACCTTGCTGCCCTTGCCGCCAATGTCTTCGCCTAGGAAGAAGCTGATGGCGTGAACCGGGCATTCCTTGATGCACGAGGTGCAACCCCAGCAATCTTTGGGATACTTGATAAACGCCTTTTTATTTTCGTTTATCTTGATTAACGTGCCGGGACAAACATCGTGACATTTTCCGCAGCCGATGCATTTACTTTGATCAATGCTGATGCTCATAGTTCTTTTGCCCTTCTGCGGTGAGTTCGCGCAAGATGATTTTGATTTCGCCGTTTTCGAGGCGAGAATTCACGTACTTGCGGAAGTTGACGTCGTCTTTTTCGGGATAGTCGAGGTTCTCGGCGAAACTGTGCCAGCGGGTTTCGCGGCGGGCGGCTAGGTGCGCAATCACGCTCTTGCAGACCGTCAGGCGTTCCTTGAGTTCGTAGATGTACATGACATCTTGCAAGTCGGCGGCACTCAAGTTGTCTGTCAGTTTTTCAATTACCTCGATTTCTTTTTTCGCCTGGTTCAGCTGGTTTTCGCTGTAGCGGTAGCTGGTCTTGATGCCACCTGCATAGGAATCCATGACGGCCTGCATCGCTTCTTCGAGATTCTCAGTGGTCTGCGGACCTTTTTCGTTCGAAAGAAATTTCTCGATTTCTGCAACGTGATCAGCAATCTCTTCTTCCTTAATGGTTGCTTCGGCAGGCTCAGCAACCTTAAATTGCACGTCAGGTCCCTGAGTTTGCCGAAGGGCCGACAAGCTCTCTATATATTCCACCGCGCTTTTCGCTGCAATCTCGCCTTCGGCAAGGGCCCCCGTCACGTACTTTTGCGGTGCACCTCCGGCCACATCGCCTGCGGCGTAAAGGCCTTGAATGGTGGTGGCACGCTTGGTATCGACCCAGTAACCGCTTGCGGTATGCCCTCCAACGATATAAGGCTCCGTGCCTTCGATTTCTACGTTCGCTTTTGACGGCGTTTCATTTTCAAGCCAACGGATCGTTTGCGACGGTGCCATATTCAGGTACGCCTTCAAAAGTGATTCTTCTTGAGCGGGCGTAATCCCGACGGTGCGCAAATAGCAAGGTCCTCGACCTTCCAGATTCTCGACCACAGTGCCGTAAACGCGTTCCGATGTAGAAATTCCATACTTGGTTTCATAAACATCGCCGAGCGCGTTCACCTGCTTGGCACCAACGCCTTGCGCGAGCGTACCTGTAGGCGCTATCGTATCTTTGCAACGAAGGGCGATAAAACGCATTTCAAATGTCGTCATTTCGGCGCCGTGGCGGATTCCCATGGCATAGCCTGCGCCCGTATTGAACGGTGGATACCACATCTTGTGCCGAGAAAATCCAGGGTTGTTCGGGCGGTAAAGCCCAGCGGCACCGCCTGTTGCGATAATCACCGCGCGCGCCTCGATGGCGTAGAAAGTATCGTTCTCAATCCCGAAACCGAATGCTCCGTCTATCTTATTATTGTGAACGGAAAAATCAAAAATGTTCACGTGGTTCAGCACTTGAATGTTCCGCGCCTTTGCAACTGCCGCGGCCAAAATCGGCTTGATGTTTTCGCCGTTGATCTTGATGTTACGATTTCCGCGTGTCACATATTTGCCGTTTTTGTCTTTCAGGATGACAAGGCCCAACTTTTCCAAGCGTGCCGTGACTTCGTTGAATTTTTCGGAGATTGTGTACAGCAAGTCTTCGCGAACGATTCCGTCGGCGTCCTTCTTCGCATATTCCACGTAATCCTTGGGCGTACGGCCTTCGGTAATGTAAGCGTTCAAGGCGTTCACGCCTGCGGCCAAACAACCGCTGCGCTTGATATTTGCCTTTTCAACGATAAGGATCTTGAGACCCACCGCTTCCTGAGATGCGTTTTGTGCGGCAGTGATGGCGGCATAGCAGCCCGCCGTACCGCCACCAATAATCAACAAGTCTGTTTTAAGCCGTTCTATTTTCATTTGCCGTTATAAGCGTCTTTGATTTTTTGCGCAAAGACTTCGTGGCCAATGCGGTCAATGGTGTACTTGAATCGTTCGCTGGGTTTTGCATTTTCGGCAAAGAACTGAATCGCAGCATCGCAGACATCAAGCAGCTTTTGCTTATCGTCAATAAAGGGGATAATCGTTTCGCCCTTATTGATGTTGTTGCCGAAAAGGCCGCCGAAAGAAACGATGTAGCCGTGGGTATGTTCCCAAGCGTCGGTGGGGCATGCCTTGTAGCAACGCCCGCAGAAATTGCACTGCGAGTCATCGAAAATCACTTTCTTATTTTCAAATTTGATAGCACCCTTGCGGCAACTTTTGGCACAGAGTCCACAACCAATGCACTTATCTTCGATCCAATTGACCTTGATACCGCCCTTGATACCGACATCATTTTCTTCGGCCTTGAGGCAGTTGTTCTGACAACCGGTCACACCAAATTTAAACTTGTGCGGGAGTTCTCGGGCAAAGTAACGATCGTCCAGTTCCTTGGCGATGGCATAAGTGTCAATGCATCCGCTCGGGCAAACGGCTTCGCCCTGACATGCCGTGATAGTACGCACGCGAGGGCCGCAAACGCCAGGTTCCACGCCACCTTCGGCAAGGGCAGCCTTCACGTCGTCTACATTCTCCAATTTGATAAATGGTATTTCGACGCTCTGCCTGGAAGTCAAATGAGCGTAGCCTTCGCCGTATTTTTCGGCGACTTCGGCGATCTTTGCCAATTGCGTTGCCGTGAGGTTTCCGCCCACGACGCGCACGCGCAGCGAGAAGTTATTCTTCTGCTTTTGGCGCATCCAACCGCCCTTTTTAAGAGTTGCATAATCTGTTGCCATATTTTGTGTCTCCGTTTTTTGTTACACCCGCATAGTTCGGCGAAACACACCAACTAGGGCGGGCACCTCCATTCAAATGCTTTTGACAGCCTGTTCAAAGTCTTCTTTGAGATCTTCGATATCTTCTATTCCGACGCTTACGCGGACAGTGCCTTCGAATACACCGGCGTTTTCCTTCTGTTCCTTGGAACCGTGCGTAAAGATGGAGCTATCTGGGTGAATCACCAGCGTGCGCAAGTCGCCAATGTTCGTTGCGATGGTGGCGTATTTCAAATTGTTAATCAACTTGAACGCTCTTTCCTTGCTGCCCGCGTCAATCGTAAGGATGGCTCCGCCCTTGCCTCCGAGCTGACTTTGCACCAAGCTATAATAGGGGCTGCTTTTTAGAGCAGGATAGTTGACAGAAATACCTTCAAAGCCTTGCAAAAATTCAGCCAGTCGCAAGGCGTTGCTACAAAGGCGTTCCATGCGCAGACCGAGCGTTTCGAGTCCAAGCGCATTCAAGAAAGAAGTGTTCGGAGCCACGCAGCAGCCCACGTTACGCCAAATGCCGTTGCGGAGTTTGGCGAGGTAGGCGAACTTGCTAAAGCGCTTGTATTCTTCAAGGCCTTTAAAACGGGAATAATCCCAGTTGAACTTGCCGCTATCAACAATAATGCCGCTAATGGCACTCCCATTACCGTTGATATACTTGGAAGACGAATGTACAACGATATCTGCACCAAAATCAGAGGGATGAATAAGGTACGGAGTTGCCGTGGTACTGTCGACAATAAACGGCACGCCATTTTGGTGCGCCACATCCGCAACGCTCTGCAAATCGACAACGTTCAGTTTCGGATTTCCGATGAGTTCGGTGAAAACAGCTTTGGTCTTTTCGTTCAGTTGAGTACTCACCGTTTCGGCGGTGACTTCGGTAACAAAACGCGTCTTGATTCCGAAGGCTTCCAAATCATGGAACAAGTCGATGGTGCCGCCAAAAAGACCAGCACTTGCAATGACTTCGTCGCCAGATTGCAAAATATTCAAGAGCGAAATCGTCACTGCAGCCATGCCCGACGAACACGCCACCGCACCGATCCCTTTTTCAAGGGATGCGATACGGCGTTCAAAAGAATCGGTTGTAGGGTTCCCGATGCGTGTATATGCAAAACCCGGAGCTTTGTTGTTGAAAACAGCTTCGAGTTTTTCTGCAGAATCATAAGCGAATGCGCTTACCTGATAAATAGGTGTAAGGGTGGATCCGCTACATCGGTCACTGTCAAAATTCTTGTGCAATAAAGTCGTGTTAAAATTCATTCTGCATGCCCCGTACTATTTTTATTACGTAGCCAAATATAGAACGCGTTTTTACCTGCGTCCAATACTTAATAAGTATCGCCTTTTATAGTTTTTTCTATAAATTTTCGATCCGCAACGATTAAATCACTACGACGGGTTCACGCAACGACTTGTTTTCGAGCAAATAAGCGTTATCTCCTGCGGTGACAAAAATGCGATAAATGAACACATCCACTTTTTCGCCTACAGAAACACTCGGTTCGTCAAAGCCGCGCCGCGCCGTAAGAGTTACGCCGTTCACCAGTACCGACAATTCTATACCGCTACCACGGAAGGCGACATCGGTCACGACGCCTTCTTCGGCGGAATTCTTGAATTTTTGCACTTCGGTTTTCTTGGTGACTTTCACAAATTCGGGGCGCACAATCGCCTGCTCCGCACCCTCGATAGCCTCAAATCGGCGGAACTTGCTGTAATCCTTGAAAATGCTGGGTTGTCCAAAGAAAGACGCGACAAATGCAGTTTTGGGAGCGCTGTAAACATCCAGAGGCTTACCTATTTGATCGATACGGCCCTTGTTCATGATGATGATTTCGTCAGCCACTTCGATGGCCTCGTCTTGGTCGTGAGTCACAAAGATGCTTGTGACGCCGAGTTTTGCGATCATCTCCTTAAGCCAATGGCGGAGTTCCTGACGCACCTTGGCATCAATTGCGGCAAAAGGTTCATCGAGCAAAAGTAACTGCGGATTCGGGGCGAGAGCGCGTGCAAATGCAACACGTTGGCGCTGTCCACCCGAAAGTTGGCTCGGATAGCGATTTTCAAGTCCATCTAGGCCAATTAGCTTGACAAGTTCCGCGACACGGTCCTTGATTTCACTATCGGATTTTTTGAGCACTCGGAGTCCAAAGGCGATGTTTTCAAAAACCGTCATGTAACGGAACAAGGCGTAACTCTGGAACACGAATCCGATGCCGCGCTTACTGGCAGGCACATTATTGATTACTTTGCTGTCAATAATGATATCGCCGTTGTCAGGTGTTTCCAGTCCTGCAATCATACGAAGAATCGTCGTTTTGCCAGAACCACTCGGGCCCAGCAGACCAATCAGTTTACCCTTTTCGATACCGAAGGATACGTCGTCAGACGCCTTGAAATTTCCAAAGTGTTTGTTGATATTTTTTAATTCTACGTACATATACTCTCCTACGGTTCAACCTTATTTTTCTTTTTTCCGTTATATTCGATCAAACTTCTTGCGATCAGAATAAATATTGCGAGTAGTACCAGAATTGACGCTACCGCAAATGCGGGCACATACTGGAATTCGTTGAACAAAATTTCCACATGAAGCGGAAGCGTATTCGTCTTACCGCGCAAATGCCCCGAAATCACCGATACCGCACCGAATTCGCCCATAGCACGCGCCGCGCAAAGCACCACGCCGTACAAAAAAGCCCACTTGATATGCGGGAAAGTAATTTTCCTGAAAATGGTAAATCCTTTCGCTCCCATTAGTGCAGCAGCCTCTTCTTCGTCGTTTCCACGGGCTTCCAGAACCGGAATCAACTCGCGAGAAATGAACGGAAATGTCACGAAAATCGTAGCAAGCACAATCCCCGGCACCGCAAAAACAATCTTAACATTCCAATCCTGCAACAGCGGAAAAATCGGGCTTTGACGACCGAATGTGAGCAAGAAAATCAGGCCTGCGATAATCGGCGAAACCGTCACTGGCAAGTCAATCAAGGTCGTGAGAATTTTTTTGCCCCTGAAGTGGAACTTGGTCAGCGACCATGCTGCACTCAGCCCGAAGACCGTATTGATAACAACGGCAAGCGCAGTCGCTTCTAGCGTAAGCCAAATCGCCTTGACTGTGTAGTTGTCCGTTACCGCCTTCTGGTACACGGCAAAGCCCTGCTTAAAGGCCTCGGTAATCACCGTAATCAACGGGAGCAAAAGCATAAGCACTACAAAGAGCACGCTAATCCCAATTAAAAACCATTTGACCGCTTTTGAAGATTTAGTTTCTTTATACATCAAGCGCCTCCCTTCAAAATTCGCGTATTTCTAGTTTGAATCAAGTTCACCAGGAATAACGTTACGAACGAAGCTACAAGCATCACGAGCGCAATGGTTGTCGCACTGGCGTAATCGTATTCCTGTAATTCCGACATAATGATGAGTGGCACGATTTCTGTTTCGAACGGCTTGTTGCCCGCGATAAAAACCACGCTGCCGTATTCGCCTAGGCAACGCCCGAAGGCAAGTCCGAATCCTGTTAAAGCGGCGGGAACAATCTCCGGGAAAACAATTTTCCAGAAGATTCGGCTACGAGACGCCCCTAGCACGCCTGCGGCTTCTTCGTAAGCGGGATCCAGTTTTTCAAGCACTGGCTGCACCGCACGAACTACAAATGGAATGCCAATAAACACTAATGCCACCGTAATGCCAGCCTGCGTGAAAGCAATCTTTACGCCAAACTTTGCAAAGAAGCCGCCCACAAGCCCAGTATCCGCCGTAAGCGTCGTAAGCGCTATACCCGCCACCGCCGTCGGCAAGGCAAACGGGAGCTCAATCATGCCATCAATCAACCGTTTGAACGGGAAACTATACTTTACCAGCACCCACGCCAGCACAACGCCCATCACCACATTAATCAACGACGCTACAAACGCCGTCACAAAGCTCACACGAAAACTAGACAACACTCTATCGCGCGTAATTGTCGCGACAATTTCGTCAAGGCTCATGTGGGCCGTGAACACCACTAGCGACGCAAGCGGAATAAGCACCACGATGCTCAAGATGGCAAGCGTGATGCCCGTAGTCAGGCCGAAACCTGGTATGACACTTCTATTCGTTCTTTTCATTTACTTCTTTTCGTAAATCTGGTCAAAGATGCCACCGTTCGAGAAATGCGTGCTCTGAGCCTTGTCCCAGCCACCGAAGTAGCTGATGTCAATCAGGTTCACGTTCTGGTCGAATTCCTTGTACTGGTCAAGAATGGCCTTGTTGGAAGGACGATAGTGGTTCTTGGCTGCAATGTGCTGGCCTTCATCGCTGTAGAGGAAGTTCAGGTATTCGGTGGCAAGTTCGCGGGTGCCGCGCTTGTCAACCACCTTGTCCACGATTGCGACAGAGGGTTCAGCCAAGATACTCACACTAGGAATTACGATTTCGTAATCGTTAGGATAATCCTTGAGCGAAAGGAAGGCTTCGTTTTCCCAGGCGAGCAAAACATCGCCCTGACCATTTTCGATGAAAGTCGTCGTAGAGCCACGAGCGCCGGAAGCAAGCACAAGGACATTCTTGTAGAGTTTCTTCACAAATTCCTTAACCTTGGCTTCGTCACCATTATATTGCTTTTCGGCCCATGCCCAAGCAGCAAGATAATTCCAACGTGCGCCGCCAGAAGTTTTCGGGTTCGGCGTGATAACTCCGATGCCATCCTTCACGAGATCGCCCCAGTCCTTAAGGTTCTTCGGGTTACCCTTGCGCACCAAGAACACGATGGTCGAGGTATAAGGGGCGCTATTCAGCGGGAATTCCTTGACCCAGCCGTCTTCAATAAGGCCTGCGTCACGCACGGCGTTCACGTCATATTCAAGGGCGAGCGTCACCACGTCGGCTTCAAGACCGTTGGCCACTTCAAGGGCCTGCTTGCCGGAACCGCCATGGGACTGCGTGATTTCTACTTCCTTGCCAGTCTTTTCTTTCCAGTGCTTTGCGAAAACTTCGTTGTAGTTGGCGTAGAGTTCACGGGTCGGATCGTAAGACACGTTGGTGAGAGTCTGCTTTTCGACCTTGGCAGAAGATTCGCT
The window above is part of the Fibrobacter sp. UWH4 genome. Proteins encoded here:
- a CDS encoding sulfate adenylyltransferase subunit 1 translates to MKGLLKFITCGSVDDGKSTLIGHILYDSKLLYADQEKALELDSKVGSRSGKIDYSLLLDGLMAEREQGITIDVAYRYFTTDNRSFIVADTPGHEEYTRNMAVGASFADLSVILVDASQGVLVQTRRHARICKLMGIRYFVFAVNKMDLVGYSQERFKEILKQVNELAAELSLHSVYVIPLSATEGDNVTVKSKNIAWYQGKALLDYLETIDIDDAQTETGFYLPVQRVCRPDRTFRGFQGQIEAGAIRVGDTVTSLPSNEKATVKGILRGDRNVEEARFGDPVTISLDREVDVSRGCVLAKDTDIGSYKKIKASLLWMDDEPLSLGKDYLVKLGTKTIPGIINKIDYSVDINSGKHINSDVLEKNGIAVVEIVFTEAIVVDLFEKHKTLGELILIDRVTHATSACGVVEGLFERQVAAGEKAEFVQGKRHGRGEIFEEFFYDTVTLSVVKQQPVKQHYTVGDEIPTVGESYRYPDDFDIIILRDSTAVKVRGKRIAEITEAAKYLYDGFPVINGRGFEIKVHSDEDVSRLLHEYAEAGEAGREKFFKKWTVFDTYRKVVIK
- the cysD gene encoding sulfate adenylyltransferase subunit CysD, which encodes MSEYSHLDELEAEAIYIIREVAAECEKPVMLYSIGKDSSVMLHLALKAFYPEKPPFPFLHVNTTWKFKEMIKFRDEIAKKLGIEMLEYINQDGVKQGINPFDHGAAYTDIMKTQALKQALNKYGFTAAFGGGRRDEEKSRAKERIFSFRNSAHAWDPKNQRPEMWKLYNTKINKGESIRVFPISNWTEKDIWQYIKREKIDIVPLYFAALRPVVVRDGNIIMVDDERFPLREGETPEIKSVRFRTLGCYPLTGGIESTATTLDEIIDETLSAVSSERTSRVIDNEAAGSMERRKREGYF
- a CDS encoding ferredoxin family protein, yielding MSISIDQSKCIGCGKCHDVCPGTLIKINENKKAFIKYPKDCWGCTSCIKECPVHAISFFLGEDIGGKGSKVHTEKVNGLVRWIVEFPNGSVKTIDIDPKESNKY
- a CDS encoding adenylyl-sulfate reductase subunit alpha, which codes for MKIERLKTDLLIIGGGTAGCYAAITAAQNASQEAVGLKILIVEKANIKRSGCLAAGVNALNAYITEGRTPKDYVEYAKKDADGIVREDLLYTISEKFNEVTARLEKLGLVILKDKNGKYVTRGNRNIKINGENIKPILAAAVAKARNIQVLNHVNIFDFSVHNNKIDGAFGFGIENDTFYAIEARAVIIATGGAAGLYRPNNPGFSRHKMWYPPFNTGAGYAMGIRHGAEMTTFEMRFIALRCKDTIAPTGTLAQGVGAKQVNALGDVYETKYGISTSERVYGTVVENLEGRGPCYLRTVGITPAQEESLLKAYLNMAPSQTIRWLENETPSKANVEIEGTEPYIVGGHTASGYWVDTKRATTIQGLYAAGDVAGGAPQKYVTGALAEGEIAAKSAVEYIESLSALRQTQGPDVQFKVAEPAEATIKEEEIADHVAEIEKFLSNEKGPQTTENLEEAMQAVMDSYAGGIKTSYRYSENQLNQAKKEIEVIEKLTDNLSAADLQDVMYIYELKERLTVCKSVIAHLAARRETRWHSFAENLDYPEKDDVNFRKYVNSRLENGEIKIILRELTAEGQKNYEHQH
- a CDS encoding 4Fe-4S binding protein; the protein is MATDYATLKKGGWMRQKQKNNFSLRVRVVGGNLTATQLAKIAEVAEKYGEGYAHLTSRQSVEIPFIKLENVDDVKAALAEGGVEPGVCGPRVRTITACQGEAVCPSGCIDTYAIAKELDDRYFARELPHKFKFGVTGCQNNCLKAEENDVGIKGGIKVNWIEDKCIGCGLCAKSCRKGAIKFENKKVIFDDSQCNFCGRCYKACPTDAWEHTHGYIVSFGGLFGNNINKGETIIPFIDDKQKLLDVCDAAIQFFAENAKPSERFKYTIDRIGHEVFAQKIKDAYNGK
- a CDS encoding O-acetylhomoserine aminocarboxypropyltransferase/cysteine synthase family protein gives rise to the protein MNFNTTLLHKNFDSDRCSGSTLTPIYQVSAFAYDSAEKLEAVFNNKAPGFAYTRIGNPTTDSFERRIASLEKGIGAVACSSGMAAVTISLLNILQSGDEVIASAGLFGGTIDLFHDLEAFGIKTRFVTEVTAETVSTQLNEKTKAVFTELIGNPKLNVVDLQSVADVAHQNGVPFIVDSTTATPYLIHPSDFGADIVVHSSSKYINGNGSAISGIIVDSGKFNWDYSRFKGLEEYKRFSKFAYLAKLRNGIWRNVGCCVAPNTSFLNALGLETLGLRMERLCSNALRLAEFLQGFEGISVNYPALKSSPYYSLVQSQLGGKGGAILTIDAGSKERAFKLINNLKYATIATNIGDLRTLVIHPDSSIFTHGSKEQKENAGVFEGTVRVSVGIEDIEDLKEDFEQAVKSI
- a CDS encoding ABC transporter ATP-binding protein, encoding MYVELKNINKHFGNFKASDDVSFGIEKGKLIGLLGPSGSGKTTILRMIAGLETPDNGDIIIDSKVINNVPASKRGIGFVFQSYALFRYMTVFENIAFGLRVLKKSDSEIKDRVAELVKLIGLDGLENRYPSQLSGGQRQRVAFARALAPNPQLLLLDEPFAAIDAKVRQELRHWLKEMIAKLGVTSIFVTHDQDEAIEVADEIIIMNKGRIDQIGKPLDVYSAPKTAFVASFFGQPSIFKDYSKFRRFEAIEGAEQAIVRPEFVKVTKKTEVQKFKNSAEEGVVTDVAFRGSGIELSVLVNGVTLTARRGFDEPSVSVGEKVDVFIYRIFVTAGDNAYLLENKSLREPVVVI
- the cysW gene encoding sulfate ABC transporter permease subunit CysW, with translation MYKETKSSKAVKWFLIGISVLFVVLMLLLPLITVITEAFKQGFAVYQKAVTDNYTVKAIWLTLEATALAVVINTVFGLSAAWSLTKFHFRGKKILTTLIDLPVTVSPIIAGLIFLLTFGRQSPIFPLLQDWNVKIVFAVPGIVLATIFVTFPFISRELIPVLEARGNDEEEAAALMGAKGFTIFRKITFPHIKWAFLYGVVLCAARAMGEFGAVSVISGHLRGKTNTLPLHVEILFNEFQYVPAFAVASILVLLAIFILIARSLIEYNGKKKNKVEP
- the cysT gene encoding sulfate ABC transporter permease subunit CysT translates to MKRTNRSVIPGFGLTTGITLAILSIVVLIPLASLVVFTAHMSLDEIVATITRDRVLSSFRVSFVTAFVASLINVVMGVVLAWVLVKYSFPFKRLIDGMIELPFALPTAVAGIALTTLTADTGLVGGFFAKFGVKIAFTQAGITVALVFIGIPFVVRAVQPVLEKLDPAYEEAAGVLGASRSRIFWKIVFPEIVPAALTGFGLAFGRCLGEYGSVVFIAGNKPFETEIVPLIIMSELQEYDYASATTIALVMLVASFVTLFLVNLIQTRNTRILKGGA
- a CDS encoding sulfate ABC transporter substrate-binding protein; translation: MNQNFVKSAVAATLLIAGTIGFSACSSSDEQKSESSAKVEKQTLTNVSYDPTRELYANYNEVFAKHWKEKTGKEVEITQSHGGSGKQALEVANGLEADVVTLALEYDVNAVRDAGLIEDGWVKEFPLNSAPYTSTIVFLVRKGNPKNLKDWGDLVKDGIGVITPNPKTSGGARWNYLAAWAWAEKQYNGDEAKVKEFVKKLYKNVLVLASGARGSTTTFIENGQGDVLLAWENEAFLSLKDYPNDYEIVIPSVSILAEPSVAIVDKVVDKRGTRELATEYLNFLYSDEGQHIAAKNHYRPSNKAILDQYKEFDQNVNLIDISYFGGWDKAQSTHFSNGGIFDQIYEKK